One stretch of Bos indicus x Bos taurus breed Angus x Brahman F1 hybrid chromosome 22, Bos_hybrid_MaternalHap_v2.0, whole genome shotgun sequence DNA includes these proteins:
- the RBM15B gene encoding LOW QUALITY PROTEIN: putative RNA-binding protein 15B (The sequence of the model RefSeq protein was modified relative to this genomic sequence to represent the inferred CDS: inserted 1 base in 1 codon), whose translation MKRQSERDSSPSGRGSSSSAKRPREREREAEAGGRRAAHKASGGAKHPVPTRARDKPRGSGGSGGGHRDGRGAGDANHRASSGRSSGSGAGGGGRGGKASGDPGASGASPRASPLPPPPPPPGAEPTGPGSSAAAPEYKTLLISSLSPALPAEHLEDRLFHQFKRFGEISLRLSHTPELGRVAYVNFRHPQDAREARQHALARQLLLYDRPLKVEPVYLRGGGGGGGSSRRSSSSSAAASTPPPGPPAPADPLGYLPLHGGYQYKQRSLSPVAAPPLREPRARHAAAAFALDAAAAAAAVGLSRERALDYYGLYDDRGRPYGYPAVCEEDLMPEDDQRATRNLFIGNLDHSVSEVELRRAFEKYGIIEEVVIKRPARGQGGAYAFLKFQNLDMAHRAKVGMSGRVIGRNPIKIGYGKANPTTRLWVGGLGPNTSLAALAREFDRFGSIRTIDHVKGDSFAYIQYESLDAAQAACAKMRGFPLGGPDRRLRVDFAKAEETRYPQQYQPSPLPVHYELLPDGYTRHRNLDADLRVRDRTPPHLLYSDRERTFLEGDWTSPSKSSDRRNSLEGYSRSVRSRSGERWGGDGDRGLPKAWEDRRKRRSLSSDRGRATHSPYEERSRTKGGGQPADRGSDRTPERSRKENHSSEGTKESGSNSLSNSRHGAEERSHHHHHEAPDSSHGKKTRESERNHRTTEAEPKPLEEPKHETKKLKNLSEYAQTLQLGWNGLLVLKNSCXPTSMHILEGDQGVISSLLKDHTSGSKLTQLKIAQRLRLDQPKLDEVTRRIKQGSPNGYAVLLATQATPSGPGSEGMPTVEPGLQRRLLRNLVSYLKQKQAAGVISLPVGGSKGRDSTGMLYAFPPCDFSQQYLQSALRTLGKLEEEHMVIVIVRDTA comes from the exons AGCGGGCGCGGCTCGTCATCGTCGGCCAAACGGCCGCGGGAGCGCGAACGGGAGGCGgaggcgggcgggcggcgggcggcgcaCAAGGCCTCGGGCGGCGCCAAGCACCCCGTTCCAACGCGGGCCCGCGACAAACCTCGCGGTAGCGGGGGCAGCGGCGGTGGGCATCGCGACGGCCGAGGCGCCGGGGACGCGAATCACCGTGCGAGCAGCGGCCGCTCCTCAGGCTCGGGCGCCGGCGGCGGGGGACGCGGCGGCAAGGCCTCAGGGGACCCAGGCGCTTCGGGCGCGTCGCCCCGCGCATCTCCACTACCGCCACCTCCGCCGCCGCCCGGGGCCGAGCCCACGGGTCCCGGCTCCTCAGCGGCAGCACCCGAGTACAAGACGCTGCTCATCAGCAGCCTGAGCCCCGCGCTGCCTGCCGAGCACCTCGAAGATCGGCTCTTCCACCAGTTCAAGCGCTTCGGCGAGATCAGCCTGCGCCTGTCGCACACGCCTGAGCTGGGCCGCGTGGCCTACGTGAACTTCCGGCACCCGCAGGACGCGCGTGAGGCCCGCCAGCACGCCCTGGCCCGCCAGCTACTGCTCTACGACCGTCCGCTCAAGGTGGAGCCCGTGTACCtacgaggcggcggcggcggcggcgggagcagcaggcgaagcagcagcagcagcgccgcCGCCTCCACTCCGCCCCCGGGCCCGCCCGCGCCCGCCGACCCGCTCGGCTACCTCCCGCTGCACGGCGGCTACCAGTACAAGCAGCGTTCACTGTCCCCGGTTGCCGCCCCTCCGCTGCGGGAGCCCCGCGCCCGCCACGCTGCCGCAGCCTTTGCTCTAGATgcggccgcggccgccgccgccgtaGGCCTGTCCCGGGAGCGGGCCTTGGACTACTACGGGCTATACGACGACCGCGGGCGACCCTACGGCTACCCGGCCGTGTGCGAGGAGGACCTGATGCCCGAGGACGACCAGCGGGCCACGCGCAACCTCTTCATTGGGAATTTGGACCACAGCGTGTCAGAGGTGGAGCTGCGACGGGCTTTCGAGAAGTACGGCATCATTGAGGAGGTGGTCATCAAGAGACCCGCCCGTGGGCAGGGCGGTGCGTATGCCTTCCTCAAGTTCCAGAACCTAGACATGGCCCACCGGGCCAAGGTGGGCATGTCGGGTCGGGTGATAGGCCGCAATCCCATTAAGATAGGGTACGGCAAGGCCAACCCCACTACGCGCCTCTGGGTGGGTGGCTTGGGACCTAACACCTCACTGGCGGCTCTGGCCCGGGAGTTTGACCGTTTTGGGAGCATTCGGACCATTGATCATGTCAAGGGAGATAGCTTTGCCTACATCCAGTACGAGAGCTTGGACGCAGCCCAGGCCGCCTGTGCTAAAATGAGGGGCTTTCCCTTGGGGGGTCCTGACCGCAGGCTGCGCGTGGATTTTGCCAAAGCAGAGGAGACTCGGTATCCCCAGCAGTAccagccctctcccctccctgtgcACTATGAGCTACTCCCCGACGGGTATACCCGGCACCGGAACCTGGATGCCGACCTGCGGGTGCGGGACAGGACCCCTCCACACCTCCTGTACTCAGATCGAGAGCGGACCTTTTTGGAAGGGGACTGGACCAGCCCCAGTAAAAGCTCTGACCGCCGAAACAGCCTCGAGGGCTACAGCCGCTCAGTGCGCAGCCGGAGTGGTGAGCgctggggaggagatggggaccgGGGCCTGCCCAAGGCCTGGGAGGACAGGCGGAAGCGCCGGAGCCTCTCCAGTGATCGCGGAAGGGCCACCCACTCCCCTTATGAGGAGCGGAGCAGGACCAAGGGTGGTGGGCAGCCTGCGGATCGAGGCTCCGACCGCACCCCGGAGCGTAGCCGCAAGGAAAACCATTCCAGTGAAGGGACCAAGGAGTCCGGCAGCAACTCCCTCAGCAACAGCCGACACGGGGCGGAGGAGCggagccaccaccaccaccacgaggCTCCCGACTCTTCCCACGGGAAGAAGACCCGAGAGAGCGAGCGCAATCATCGGACCACTGAGGCCGAGCCCAAGCCTCTGGAAGAGCCAAAACACGAGACCAAAAAGCTCAAGAATCTTTCAGAGTATGCCCAGACGCTGCAGCTGGGTTGGAACGGGCTTCTGGTGTTGAAAAACAGCT TTCCGACATCTATGCACATCCTAGAGGGGGACCAGGGGGTGATCAGCAGTCTCCTCAAAGACCATACTTCCGGGAGTAAGCTGACCCAGCTGAAGATTGCCCAGCGCCTTCGCCTGGACCAACCCAAGCTCGATGAGGTCACACGACGCATCAAGCAGGGGAGCCCCAATGGCTACGCAGTGCTCCTGGCCACCCAGGCGACCCCCAGTGGGCCTGGCTCTGAGGGGATGCCGACGGTGGAGCCTGGCCTACAGAGGCGGCTTCTCAGGAACCTGGTCTCCTACTTGAAACAGAAGCAGGCTGCAGGGGTGATCAGCCTGCCAGTGGGTGGATCCAAGGGCAGAGACAGCACAGGCATGCTCTACGCCTTCCCGCCCTGTGACTTCTCACAGCAGTACCTCCAGTCAGCGCTGAGGACATTGGGCAAGCTAGAGGAGGAGCACATGGTGATAGTTATAGTGAGAGACACAGCCTAG